Part of the Anopheles gambiae chromosome 3, idAnoGambNW_F1_1, whole genome shotgun sequence genome is shown below.
AACTTCCCCAAAAGATTCTGTTGGGTTAGTTTGTCCTTTTAACTGGAAAATTAGAGTAGTAAAATGCCTGCCAATGAGCTAAGCTTCTATTTCTTACCGTCAATGTGCTGCTCGCGTTAGCaatatggaaaacaaaacaaaatcagctGTAGCCAATGTGAAAGAGAGCTGATCGTGTGGTAGTGTGAGTGCAGTCGCCATTGGAGCAGTGTTTGGTATACACAGTGACCGTCGAAATTTGTTACACCATGTAAGATTTTctgcaaattttaaatatacaACGGAAATTTATTCTACTTTGAATTTGCATTTATGCTGCAATTTGCAATGATTTATGCTGAGAAATATGCTtgaataatattattttttataacacaacaaaacagcaccgcatgtttgtttgattgccaTGGTTGTTTTGCAGTCTACGTACGGTCGCGTGGATGACgtctgtatttttttatacattttaaaatattttttgagcaaaaacaaaaacaattcctTTTCTAACGATTCAATGTCCCCAAAAACATGCAAATTCGTTTTTTacatagcattttttcattcaaaaagACTAAATTCTTTGTTATATCATCATCGCCAATTTGACAGCTACCCTTCCATGCTTGCCCGACACGCTAGACAGCCAGACCTTCGcatacacactcgcacacaaacCCCGTTCAATGTGCCAGCCAGCAGAAAGATTGTGATTTTTCGTTGTGAAATAACAACACTCCGcgcagtgcagcagcagcttcccgCTCCCAGCCACAGAAAATGTCCGCCAGCGAGGGTCCGTCGAAGGTTGAGTTCAAAATCGAGGAATCGGGCCGCAAGCTGAAAAAGGCGGAGGTCGACTTTATGCGCCTGATCGAGCAGCAGAACCTGCAGCGTGTCCAGAAGTTGCAGCGCCAGCGACGCAATAACAAACTGACCGGCATCGCGCTCGGCGGCACCGTGCTCGGCATCTACCTCTACTCGATGCTGTCGGTGAAGCAGGAGAAATTCCTGGACGATTTCGAGGAACCGGTCAAGCTAGAGGTGGAAAACAAGGCGCTGTAAGAGCGGGGTAAGTGTGGATGTTTACATCATGGAAGAACGAACCAACCGCTTACGTCAgtgtttttcctctttctcAGAAACCTATTTTATTACATATTCTTTCGTTCGCGTTACTAGTTTGTAAGAGCCTCCGCAgtagcacactcacacacacaagatgTCCGCTTCGACGAAAATATCGAAAGCCCTAACCTCAACCGGCATCCGGCTGCCACCGTTGCCCACCATCCGCGATCTGGTCAAGCTGTACCAGCTGCGTGCCATCAAGCAGCTGTCCCAGAACTTCCTGATGGACGAGCGGCTCACCGACAAGATCGTGCGGGCCGCCGGTAACATACGTGACCATTACGTGCTCGAGGTTGGTCCGGGACCGGGCGGCATCACCCGCTCCATCATCCGGCAGAACCCCCGGcatctggtggtggtggagaagGACCGTCGCTTCATGCCCACGATGGAGATGCTGGCCGAGGTGGCGCAACCGTTCATGCGCATGGATATCGTGCAGGGCGACATACTGGACTACCGGGTGGCGGAGGCCTTTCCCGACTGCCCACCGCACGACTGGATGGACAGGAAGCGGGCACCGGTACATCTGATCGGCAATTTGCCCTTTGCCATCTCGACGCGGCTGCTCATCAACTGGCTGCGCGATATGAGCCTGCGGACGGGCGCTTGGTCGTACGGACGGGCCAGCCTAACGCTGACGTTTCAGAAGGAAGTGGCCGAGCGGATCGTCGCCCCGATACTGTCCGATCAGCGCTGCCGTCTGTCGGTGATGAATCAAATCTGGAGCACGCCGGAGCTACGCTTCATGATCTCGGGCCGTGCGTTCGTGCCGAAGCCGGAGGTAGACGTCGGCGTCGTGACGATTGTACCGCTTCAAACGCCCCTCACGCAGGTCCACTTCGACACGGTGGAAAAGGTCGTTAGGCATATATTTTCCATGCGGCAAAAGTATTGCCGTCGCGGTGTGGCCAACCTCTACCCGCCGGCAGTGCGCGAAGAGCTGACGGAGCAGACGTTCAAGCGGGCGGATGTAGATCCGCTGGCACGATCGTTTCAGCTTTCCGTTGCGGAGTGTTTGCGCATTGTCGAGGCGTACGACGGGTTGGTGCGGGAGCGTCCAGAAATTGCCGCGTACGATTATCGAGCGCCAAAGGTTAAGGGTGCTGCCGTTGAGGGTGATGGGCAGGGGGAGAGTGAAACGGACCGATGATCGGTGAACGGTGCTGTGGGACATTGTTTGTGAATAGTAATAAACATGCTTAGTTATCACGAAGAAGATGATGTAAGAATGGGTTCTCCAATGATGACCAAAAAGAATATTTTCAAATCTTTAATAGCTTATGATTGATACTAAAAGTTGAGCAAGATATTTCAGCATAAAAACTACGTCAATCGAATGTTTCCTTTGTTTTAAATTCCAACAGTTCATCTAATCCATAGCAACAAGAAGTTTTTATCCATCCGGCGCCTTCCAGTGTGAATAATAACCATCACACATTACAATTTGCCCAACAATGTGAGTGACTGATCCGGCCAACCGTCAACAAAAGTGCAGTGAAAGTCATATTGATATGAATTGGCGTGTCATTTTTTTGTCCTTCTCCTACCAAAAACCTCTCCGAAAAAAAGGCTTAAGAAAAGGAACGCCGTGTACGTTGCTAAGCGCAGGCTTTCGGGCGGGAACTAGGCACACGTGAACAACCACATTACAACCAGCGCGAGATATGCTGGGCGCCGATTTGTCAGAATTTGCGTATCGTGTATATTAACATAAATCGATGCTCGTTTGTTTTGCATGTGGCGCGTTATGATTTAGTGGCTGTCGTGGAGCGCGATAACGAGGAACGCGGCACTGATTTGCAATGCAATGTGAATCCAGGAAGTCATGGGTGTGATAAGACGGAAGTGTGGTTCAAGTTGGGGAAAGTTTTGAGTTGGCAACATTTATTTCCACTACTCGGAATCGCTACGGGAACggttaattaaat
Proteins encoded:
- the LOC133392915 gene encoding cytochrome c oxidase assembly factor 3, mitochondrial, producing MSASEGPSKVEFKIEESGRKLKKAEVDFMRLIEQQNLQRVQKLQRQRRNNKLTGIALGGTVLGIYLYSMLSVKQEKFLDDFEEPVKLEVENKAL
- the LOC1280551 gene encoding dimethyladenosine transferase 1, mitochondrial; protein product: MSASTKISKALTSTGIRLPPLPTIRDLVKLYQLRAIKQLSQNFLMDERLTDKIVRAAGNIRDHYVLEVGPGPGGITRSIIRQNPRHLVVVEKDRRFMPTMEMLAEVAQPFMRMDIVQGDILDYRVAEAFPDCPPHDWMDRKRAPVHLIGNLPFAISTRLLINWLRDMSLRTGAWSYGRASLTLTFQKEVAERIVAPILSDQRCRLSVMNQIWSTPELRFMISGRAFVPKPEVDVGVVTIVPLQTPLTQVHFDTVEKVVRHIFSMRQKYCRRGVANLYPPAVREELTEQTFKRADVDPLARSFQLSVAECLRIVEAYDGLVRERPEIAAYDYRAPKVKGAAVEGDGQGESETDR